A region of Haliotis asinina isolate JCU_RB_2024 chromosome 9, JCU_Hal_asi_v2, whole genome shotgun sequence DNA encodes the following proteins:
- the LOC137296284 gene encoding globin-like, translating to MGDTKTNNVVADDDSVVNPATGLTLRQKNLIIQSWEIIGSLQTQKKNGVQLFMDLFTAYPNQQEFFPLFHDKSLEELASSSKMRAHATTVMYQIGSFVDNLDDPECLVALIEKVANNHLKRGIRMKEFEELRTMFIPFLKKSLGAEATTAVLEAWDKLLAVMNTVVLGVAKEQGLLNDAT from the exons ATGGGCGACACGAAGACGAACAACGTTGTTGCAGACGACGACTCTGTTGTGAACCCTGCCACCGGACTCACTCTCCGTCAGAAGAATCTGATAATACAAAGCTGGGAGATTATTGGCTCGCTTCAGACGCAGAAGAAGAATGGAGTACAATTATTTATGGACCTCTTCACAGCTTATCCCAACCAACAGGAGTTTTTCCCTTTGTTCCACGACAAGTCTCTAGAAGAACTGGCGTCAAGTTCTAAGATGCGTGCCCATGCAACCACCGTCATGTATCAGATAGGGTCCTTTGTGGATAACCTGGATGATCCGGAGTGTCTGGTGGCTCTGATAGAGAAGGTGGCGAACAACCACCTCAAAAGAGGCATTAGAATGAAGGAGTTTGAG GAGTTGAGGACGATGTTTATACCGTTCCTGAAGAAAAGTCTTGGAGCCGAAGCGACAACGGCCGTCCTCGAGGCTTGGGACAAGCTCCTGGCCGTCATGAACACTGTCGTTTTGGGCGTTGCCAAGGAACAGGGCCTGCTTAACGACGCGACGTga
- the LOC137295794 gene encoding proteasome subunit alpha type-5, with protein sequence MFLTRSEYDRGVNTFSPEGRLFQVEYAIEAIKLGSTAIGIQTGEGVVLAVEKRVTSPLIEPSSIEKIMEVDNHIGCAMSGLIADSRTLIDRARTEAQNHWFTYNEKMTVESVTQAVSNLALAFGDDDADPGAMSRPFGVALLFAGIDKKGPQLFHMDPSGTFIQYDAKAIGSGSEGAQQALQEVYHKSMTLKEACKSALTILKQVMEEKLNSTNVEMSTVTPQRNFHMFSKEELEDVIKDL encoded by the exons ATGTTTCTTACCAGATCAGAGTATGACCGAGGTGTTAACACCTTCTCACCAGAAGGACGATTATTCCAGGTGGAATATGCCATTGAAGCAATCAAA CTTGGATCAACTGCCATTGGCATCCAGACAGGAGAAGGGGTTGTCCTGGCAGTGGAGAAAAGAGTCACATCCCCACTGATTGAACCCTCCAGCATTGAGAAGATTATGGAAGTTGACAACCATATAG GGTGCGCCATGAGTGGACTCATTGCTGATTCACGGACGCTGATCGACAGGGCAAGAACAGAAGCACAG AACCACTGGTTCACCTACAATGAGAAGATGACTGTGGAGAGTGTGACCCAGGCAGTTAGTAACCTCGCCCTGGCCTTCGGAGACGATGATGCAGACCCAGGGGCCATG AGTCGACCATTTGGAGTAGCATTGTTGTTTGCGGGTATTGACAAGAAGGGCCCACAGCT GTTTCACATGGACCCCTCTGGGACCTTCATCCAGTATGATGCCAAGGCCATCGGGTCCGGGTCCGAGGGAGCCCAGCAAGCTCTACAGGAGGTGTACCATAAG tcAATGACACTGAAAGAGGCATGCAAGTCAGCCTTGACAATTCTAAAACAGGTGATGGAGGAGAAACTAAATTCCACAAATGTTGAG ATGTCAACAGTAACACCTCAGCGCAACTTCCACATGTTCTCTAAGGAGGAACTAGAGGATGTTATAAAGGACCTGTGA